In Streptomyces dangxiongensis, one DNA window encodes the following:
- a CDS encoding phosphotransferase family protein — MPAVRALDLWQPIAASGHPVTFWQELPPHEIGTVTDVVVLLKQLHFLPKPDLPLGELDPFVRLVERIDAASTTSDDDRQWLSSRLEDLKRQWASRPKGLPECVVHGDAWVGNVARTEAGPVLMDFERASFGPPEWDLVSTAVKLTTTGAVSAEEYAAFCETYGVDVTEWEGYELLAGARELRMTTYAAQHAASRPEWQREAQYRIDCLRGRAGAPPWRWKGIM; from the coding sequence GTGCCCGCCGTACGCGCCCTTGACCTGTGGCAGCCGATAGCAGCTAGCGGGCACCCGGTGACGTTCTGGCAAGAGCTGCCGCCACACGAAATCGGTACCGTCACCGACGTCGTCGTGCTCCTCAAGCAACTGCATTTCCTTCCGAAACCAGACCTGCCGCTGGGTGAGCTGGACCCGTTCGTCCGGCTGGTTGAGCGCATCGACGCAGCGAGCACAACTTCTGACGACGACCGGCAGTGGCTGAGCAGCAGGCTTGAAGATCTCAAGCGGCAATGGGCTTCGAGGCCGAAGGGCCTGCCGGAGTGTGTAGTCCACGGGGATGCATGGGTCGGTAACGTGGCGCGCACGGAGGCCGGCCCGGTGTTGATGGACTTCGAGCGCGCTTCGTTTGGCCCGCCGGAGTGGGATCTCGTGTCGACCGCAGTGAAGCTCACGACGACCGGCGCGGTGTCTGCCGAGGAGTACGCCGCGTTCTGCGAGACCTACGGCGTCGACGTCACGGAGTGGGAAGGGTACGAACTCCTCGCTGGCGCACGCGAGTTGCGTATGACGACGTATGCCGCGCAGCACGCTGCCAGCCGCCCGGAGTGGCAGCGGGAGGCGCAATACCGCATTGACTGCTTGCGCGGCCGGGCCGGGGCGCCGCCGTGGCGATGGAAGGGGATCATGTAG
- a CDS encoding M1 family metallopeptidase encodes MSSAVPSLPSSPTGPSRTGRRLLVALLALLATAGSTVAEAGTPSGPAPGAAVRAAEPATPDRPSYDVKLRADADGSHWAGRQTVSFRNASSRPLRELYIRLWGNGEDGCGTSGRPSPVRVSHVRGGTPGRPGVKCTALRIALPRPLARGERTAVSFDVALTVPARNNRFGREGAFRFLGNALPVLAVHDARGWHLDPYVSYGESFYTLASDFRVRLDHPSALKVPATGSTWTRPGGTGRTVTHSVAKRVRDFAWAAGPFRTATQTSPDGVRVKSYWSPNTPAAGVRLNRKDGVAAIDRFGREFGRYPYGEIDLVMTPGFAGGMEYPGLVILGTEEEGGATVHEIAHQWWYGVVGNDEYNSPWLDESFAQYANARYYRWDGFECSPDGSWPSATAALTNSMAYWSTHRGEYFQVLYGIGPCVLADLEHVLGAGTMARLIKKYAHDHWYGVSTTVDFKKAAQSMTHRDLGPFWRKHRIR; translated from the coding sequence ATGTCCTCTGCCGTGCCTTCGTTGCCTTCGTCGCCCACGGGCCCCTCAAGAACCGGTCGCCGTCTGCTGGTCGCCCTGCTCGCGCTGCTCGCGACAGCAGGCTCCACCGTGGCCGAGGCCGGCACGCCGTCCGGCCCGGCGCCCGGCGCCGCGGTGAGAGCGGCCGAACCCGCGACGCCCGACCGCCCCAGCTACGACGTGAAGCTGCGCGCCGACGCCGACGGCTCCCACTGGGCGGGCCGGCAGACGGTGTCCTTCCGCAACGCCTCCAGCCGGCCCCTGCGTGAGTTGTACATACGCCTGTGGGGCAATGGCGAGGACGGCTGCGGGACATCCGGAAGACCGTCCCCCGTCCGCGTCTCCCACGTGCGCGGCGGCACTCCGGGCCGCCCCGGCGTGAAGTGCACGGCGCTGCGCATCGCTCTGCCGAGGCCGCTCGCACGCGGTGAGCGGACGGCCGTCTCCTTCGACGTGGCCCTCACCGTGCCCGCACGCAACAACCGCTTCGGCCGCGAAGGCGCGTTCCGCTTCCTGGGCAACGCGCTGCCGGTCCTCGCCGTGCACGACGCGAGGGGGTGGCACCTCGATCCGTATGTGTCGTACGGCGAGAGCTTCTACACCCTGGCGAGCGACTTCCGGGTGCGCCTCGACCACCCGTCCGCCCTCAAGGTCCCGGCGACCGGCAGCACATGGACCCGCCCCGGCGGTACCGGGCGTACGGTCACCCACAGCGTCGCCAAGCGGGTGCGGGACTTCGCATGGGCGGCGGGCCCGTTCCGCACCGCGACCCAGACCTCGCCCGACGGCGTGCGAGTGAAGTCGTACTGGTCGCCTAACACGCCCGCCGCCGGTGTCCGCCTCAACCGCAAGGACGGCGTCGCCGCCATCGACCGGTTCGGCAGGGAGTTCGGCCGCTATCCGTACGGCGAGATAGACCTCGTGATGACCCCCGGGTTCGCCGGCGGCATGGAGTACCCCGGCCTGGTCATCCTCGGCACCGAGGAGGAGGGCGGCGCCACCGTCCATGAGATCGCCCACCAGTGGTGGTACGGCGTCGTGGGCAACGACGAGTACAACTCGCCCTGGCTGGACGAGAGTTTCGCTCAGTACGCCAACGCGCGCTACTACCGCTGGGACGGGTTCGAGTGCTCGCCGGACGGCTCCTGGCCGAGCGCCACCGCCGCGCTCACCAACTCGATGGCCTACTGGTCTACACACCGTGGCGAGTACTTCCAGGTCTTGTACGGGATCGGCCCCTGCGTCCTGGCCGACCTGGAGCACGTCCTCGGGGCCGGCACCATGGCGCGCCTCATCAAGAAGTACGCCCACGACCACTGGTACGGCGTCTCCACCACCGTCGACTTCAAGAAGGCCGCACAGTCGATGACGCACAGGGACCTCGGCCCCTTCTGGCGGAAGCATCGCATCCGCTGA
- a CDS encoding ISAs1 family transposase produces the protein MPARSSSLIPRPLGQLADTAPAVPDDLPGLLTCLAQVPDPRRDQGRRHPLAFVLSLAACAVLAGAKSLAAIAEWAADAPPDVLARLGGPCREPGRGPVAPAEATVRRVLQRIDGDALDTAVGSWLAGRERAAGREENDSDRRPLPSLAVDGKTVRGARRTDGTQVHLLAAMTGTGLVTAQREVDATTNEITVFQPLLAPLNLHGTVVTFDALHSQTAHARFLVEDKHAHYIALVKGNQPTLHQWLKALPWREVPLLDKTRATAHGRDEIRRIKAAAVAGIAFPHAVQAVQIVRRRRIATTGKVTLERIYGMTDLTAEQADATEIARRVHGHWGIENEIHHVRDTTYAEDASHVRTGTAPRAMASQRNLAIGALRLANQTNIAAGLRHHTRDANRPLITLGIM, from the coding sequence GTGCCTGCCCGCTCATCCTCGCTCATCCCGCGCCCTCTGGGCCAACTCGCCGACACCGCGCCGGCCGTCCCCGATGACCTCCCCGGCCTGCTGACCTGCCTGGCTCAGGTGCCCGATCCCCGCCGGGACCAGGGCCGACGCCACCCGCTCGCCTTCGTCCTCTCCCTGGCCGCGTGCGCGGTCCTGGCCGGAGCGAAGTCCCTGGCCGCGATCGCGGAGTGGGCCGCCGACGCCCCGCCCGACGTCCTGGCCCGGCTCGGTGGCCCATGCCGGGAGCCGGGCCGCGGCCCCGTCGCCCCGGCCGAGGCCACCGTGCGTCGTGTCCTCCAACGCATCGACGGCGACGCGCTGGATACAGCCGTCGGAAGTTGGCTCGCCGGGCGCGAACGCGCCGCCGGCCGGGAGGAGAACGACAGCGACCGGCGGCCCCTGCCCTCCCTCGCCGTGGACGGCAAGACCGTGCGCGGTGCCCGCCGCACCGACGGCACCCAGGTCCATCTGCTCGCCGCGATGACGGGGACCGGCCTGGTCACCGCCCAGCGCGAGGTGGACGCCACGACCAACGAGATCACCGTCTTCCAGCCCCTGCTTGCCCCGCTCAACCTGCACGGCACGGTGGTCACCTTCGACGCCCTCCACTCGCAGACCGCCCACGCGCGCTTCCTCGTCGAGGACAAGCACGCCCACTACATCGCGCTGGTCAAGGGCAATCAGCCCACCCTGCACCAGTGGCTGAAGGCCCTGCCATGGCGGGAAGTGCCACTCCTGGACAAGACGCGGGCCACCGCGCACGGCCGCGACGAGATCCGCCGGATCAAGGCCGCCGCCGTCGCCGGGATCGCGTTCCCACACGCGGTGCAGGCCGTCCAGATCGTGCGCCGCCGACGGATCGCCACCACCGGCAAGGTCACCCTGGAACGCATCTACGGCATGACCGACCTGACCGCGGAGCAGGCCGACGCAACCGAGATCGCCCGCCGCGTCCACGGCCACTGGGGCATCGAGAACGAGATCCACCACGTCAGGGACACCACGTACGCCGAGGACGCCTCCCACGTACGCACCGGCACCGCTCCCCGTGCCATGGCATCCCAGCGCAACCTGGCCATCGGCGCTCTTCGACTCGCCAACCAGACGAACATCGCCGCTGGACTCCGCCACCACACCCGCGACGCCAACCGTCCACTGATCACCCTCGGCATCATGTGA
- a CDS encoding ATP-binding protein, whose translation MSESFDDRRAEPYVRNELSGSVNGPSVQSQQIHGGITFNVQAPLPSGPTFRPDQVPPLTVRFINRSADLALLDDCVSEEGSGAGRVGYGVISGMPGVGKTAIACRWAEKARAQFPDGQIYVDYAMLRSRAGGDVSEAVAMCLRALGVDDAYIPKSLEERTSLFRSRTADRRVLVVLDDVNQPAQVRPLVPKGPGSVMLVTSNGKLSELALDGARPVYLDPLDMDSGLQLLADRCGEAAVEAERHAAERLVGFCGGLPKALQLVAARLLPTGDLTMSELAEELADETRRLQGLSLGGDHSVSAVLELSYRDLPADAAHLYRILGWFPGRTFDAGTAAVAADIDVSTARSLLATLVRSSLLDVTEERRYRFHDLVRLHARERADQQEPQLTQRAVVERVATHYLALTACADRAVREDRLRIANLTDLLRSAPNPFSADDGPAPLEWLDAERATILAVLREASRLALHKHVWQLAEAFTVLFLHRRYLGEWKESLELGAAAAAEAMVPAAEARLRSLLSRPLMDLGQYDQARVELDKAVACAEVSANTALNASVHEFFGRYWDRFDADRAVQAYRRSVELNTEAEEWRGVAIATYFLGCAQDTAGHHEAALSTLRSAHQGLMDRHDRRMAARVLAAIGTVHEHLGDTDAAARVLRDAVRALEEEQASHYEAQARVRLADIVERTGGACETVREHLTRACQIYEAGGSPEAEKLRDRMTGPDAEGDGIA comes from the coding sequence ATGAGTGAGAGTTTCGACGACCGGCGCGCGGAGCCGTACGTCCGGAACGAACTGTCCGGGAGCGTCAACGGGCCGAGCGTTCAGTCCCAGCAGATTCATGGCGGCATCACGTTCAACGTTCAGGCGCCACTCCCGTCCGGTCCCACGTTCCGGCCGGATCAAGTGCCCCCTCTGACGGTCCGGTTCATCAATCGGTCAGCGGACCTGGCTCTGCTGGACGACTGTGTGAGCGAAGAAGGGAGCGGAGCGGGCAGGGTCGGATACGGCGTGATCTCGGGGATGCCTGGGGTCGGCAAGACCGCTATCGCCTGCCGCTGGGCGGAGAAGGCCCGGGCGCAGTTCCCAGACGGGCAGATCTACGTCGACTACGCGATGTTGCGCAGCCGGGCGGGGGGTGATGTATCGGAGGCGGTGGCCATGTGCCTGAGAGCCCTTGGGGTGGACGATGCGTACATCCCGAAGTCCCTGGAGGAGCGGACCTCGCTGTTCCGCTCGAGGACCGCGGACCGGCGCGTCCTGGTGGTTCTCGATGACGTCAACCAGCCCGCTCAGGTCAGACCTCTCGTGCCCAAGGGGCCGGGGAGCGTCATGCTGGTCACCAGCAACGGCAAGCTTTCCGAGCTGGCTCTGGACGGGGCACGCCCCGTCTACCTTGACCCTTTGGACATGGACAGCGGCCTGCAGTTGCTGGCCGACAGGTGTGGCGAGGCGGCCGTGGAGGCCGAGCGGCACGCGGCCGAGCGGCTCGTCGGGTTCTGCGGTGGCCTGCCCAAGGCCCTGCAGTTGGTGGCTGCCCGCCTGCTGCCCACGGGTGATCTGACCATGAGTGAGCTTGCCGAGGAACTGGCTGACGAGACCCGCCGCCTGCAAGGGCTGTCGCTGGGAGGGGACCATTCCGTGTCCGCCGTACTCGAGTTGAGCTATCGCGATCTCCCAGCAGACGCCGCGCACCTGTACCGAATCCTGGGTTGGTTCCCTGGCCGCACCTTCGACGCGGGCACGGCCGCTGTCGCTGCGGATATCGACGTATCGACAGCGAGGTCGTTGCTGGCCACCTTGGTGAGGTCGAGCCTCCTCGATGTGACAGAGGAACGCCGCTACCGCTTCCACGATCTTGTGCGGCTGCACGCCCGGGAGCGCGCCGACCAACAAGAGCCGCAGCTTACGCAGCGCGCAGTGGTGGAGCGGGTGGCCACCCACTATCTCGCTCTCACCGCGTGCGCCGACCGCGCGGTGCGCGAAGACCGGCTGCGGATCGCAAACCTGACCGACCTCCTTCGCAGCGCCCCGAACCCCTTCTCAGCCGACGATGGCCCGGCGCCCCTGGAGTGGCTGGACGCCGAGCGTGCCACCATCCTCGCCGTGCTGCGGGAGGCATCACGACTGGCTCTGCACAAGCACGTGTGGCAGCTGGCGGAAGCCTTTACGGTGCTGTTCCTGCACCGCCGCTACCTGGGGGAGTGGAAGGAGTCCTTGGAGCTGGGCGCGGCCGCGGCTGCCGAGGCCATGGTGCCGGCCGCGGAGGCGCGGCTGCGCAGCTTGCTGTCGCGGCCACTGATGGACCTCGGCCAGTACGACCAGGCGCGCGTGGAGCTGGATAAGGCTGTTGCTTGCGCGGAAGTGTCAGCCAACACGGCGCTGAACGCGTCCGTGCACGAGTTCTTCGGCCGCTACTGGGACCGCTTCGACGCCGACCGCGCCGTCCAGGCATACCGGCGCTCCGTCGAACTCAACACCGAGGCCGAGGAGTGGCGCGGGGTAGCCATCGCCACGTACTTCCTGGGCTGCGCACAGGACACTGCCGGCCACCACGAGGCCGCGCTGAGCACTCTGCGCAGCGCCCATCAAGGGCTCATGGATCGCCACGACAGGCGTATGGCCGCCCGGGTCCTGGCTGCCATCGGTACTGTCCACGAGCATCTGGGTGACACGGATGCGGCGGCGCGTGTGCTGAGGGACGCCGTCCGGGCATTGGAGGAGGAGCAGGCGAGCCACTACGAGGCACAGGCCCGGGTTCGGCTTGCCGACATCGTCGAGCGGACCGGCGGCGCCTGCGAAACCGTACGAGAGCACCTCACACGGGCCTGCCAGATCTACGAGGCAGGTGGCAGCCCGGAGGCGGAGAAGCTGCGTGACCGCATGACCGGACCGGACGCTGAGGGCGACGGCATTGCCTGA
- a CDS encoding translation initiation factor 2 encodes MHRLLDVLPVFEGDERVLVRFTLVPGSVFDADAFAALERSGARTVSWEEARASEHDLILTASPKGALRVLSGPGVLLPHGAGFNKTVSGDGSPRIPSGLDPHYLLVDGEPWAALHALAHDEQLTRLAEYCPSAAARAAVVGDPTLDRLLGSLAHRGNYRSTLGTGERRLIVLTSTWGPESLLARRPELPGELISQLPHDEYQLALVLHPNEYSRTSAFDLSRHLAPALSGGLALARPYEEWAALLVAADAVVTDHGSTALYAAALGRPVIGAYDGGSELIPGSPMAKMLAQVPRLAKAADLVHVLPAAEAHDTRGFAEAAFALPGQALQRLQSELYSLLRLRPRTVPVAPHPLPHPAAPQRPLALAVRAEVSGCRISIERFPSFTSEAVHHLAAEHPEAGQRHVQSASVLWRRARPASPAPHTSTWTAAGWTARVLEDAPGCRTAAAILSPERCLVRHRSAGPLSIRIEPCTTTDRVLRTDPGAVVSAVHAWLGATPQWALPVSLVCEIGPLTVRVGLAPADEADLTYEL; translated from the coding sequence CTGCACCGGCTTCTCGATGTACTGCCCGTCTTCGAGGGCGACGAGCGCGTCCTCGTCCGTTTTACCCTGGTGCCAGGGTCCGTGTTCGACGCAGACGCCTTCGCAGCCCTAGAGCGCTCCGGTGCACGTACGGTCAGCTGGGAAGAGGCGCGAGCCAGCGAGCACGACCTGATCCTGACTGCGAGTCCGAAGGGTGCGTTGCGGGTCCTTTCCGGTCCCGGGGTGCTGCTTCCGCACGGTGCGGGCTTCAACAAGACCGTCAGCGGTGACGGTTCGCCACGGATTCCGTCCGGACTTGACCCCCACTACCTGCTCGTGGACGGCGAACCGTGGGCCGCGCTCCATGCGCTGGCGCACGACGAACAACTCACCCGCCTCGCCGAGTACTGCCCATCGGCCGCCGCGCGGGCGGCCGTGGTGGGTGACCCAACTCTGGACCGGCTGCTCGGCTCACTCGCCCACCGGGGGAACTACCGTTCGACCCTGGGAACGGGCGAGCGCCGACTCATCGTGCTCACGTCCACCTGGGGGCCTGAGTCGCTGCTCGCCCGGCGGCCCGAGCTGCCGGGCGAGCTCATCAGCCAGCTCCCGCACGACGAGTACCAGCTCGCCCTGGTCCTTCATCCCAATGAGTACAGCCGGACCAGCGCGTTCGACCTCTCCCGTCACCTCGCCCCCGCCCTGTCAGGGGGCCTGGCGCTGGCCAGGCCATACGAGGAATGGGCCGCCCTCCTGGTTGCGGCCGATGCCGTGGTCACCGACCACGGATCCACCGCCCTTTACGCTGCTGCCCTCGGCCGACCGGTCATCGGGGCGTACGACGGTGGCAGCGAACTGATACCCGGCAGCCCGATGGCAAAGATGCTCGCCCAGGTTCCCCGGCTGGCTAAAGCCGCCGATCTGGTGCATGTCCTCCCGGCCGCCGAAGCCCACGACACCCGGGGTTTCGCCGAGGCAGCCTTCGCCCTGCCCGGCCAGGCCCTGCAACGCCTCCAATCCGAGCTCTACTCTCTGCTGAGGCTCCGGCCGCGGACCGTCCCAGTGGCCCCGCATCCGCTTCCTCACCCAGCCGCACCCCAACGTCCTCTGGCACTCGCGGTGCGGGCCGAGGTGTCCGGGTGCCGGATCAGCATCGAACGGTTCCCCTCGTTCACCTCCGAGGCGGTGCACCACCTGGCGGCCGAACACCCGGAAGCCGGCCAGCGCCACGTGCAGAGCGCGTCGGTGTTGTGGCGCCGTGCCCGGCCTGCCTCCCCCGCGCCGCACACCAGCACCTGGACGGCGGCCGGCTGGACGGCCCGGGTACTGGAAGACGCCCCGGGCTGCCGGACCGCCGCTGCGATCCTCTCTCCGGAACGGTGCCTGGTCCGGCACCGATCGGCGGGGCCGCTCAGCATCCGCATCGAGCCCTGCACAACCACCGACCGCGTCCTGCGCACCGATCCTGGGGCAGTAGTGTCGGCGGTCCATGCCTGGCTCGGCGCCACCCCGCAGTGGGCGCTGCCCGTATCGCTCGTCTGCGAGATCGGTCCCCTCACGGTCCGTGTCGGGTTGGCCCCGGCCGACGAAGCCGACCTCACCTACGAGCTCTGA
- a CDS encoding NB-ARC domain-containing protein: MSEETYNSLDGRADVVVQAGRIGEVHQHLHGAGVSPQPTPIQLPPALAYFEDRQAEQERIAQAAEGHRGHAGPLVVALTGIGGIGKTALGFHVARQLSDRYPDGVLYVDLDDLRRDGVVEVADAVGELLTGLGVSPDWLERSFAGRSKQYWTRSRDKRLIVVIDNARYGAEAVPLLPASAQSLAIVTSQGLLYDLDGVAAVEVPVNPLAVDDAVRLLRHIVDDPRLEAEPDAVAELARSCGGLPAALQVAGQWVRKYRRRSLSRLVAELTAELHERGLPMIEAVWDAACSGLGPEAGRLYCLLPQYPAPVITCPAAAALLGGGLLPAEDALEELESAGLLENRPEGYRMHELLRGHAERRARQTDPEGVGRAEARRRLIRWYRRQAGRADLLAAGPRMTFADPVAVVEDVPDVDFAGKAQALRWLESQRLALYGCVRLAFETELYEDAWALCEPLWTHFLDHPHYADVTDAFRTGVAAADRLECLPAMVRMRCQLARPLWEQERYDEAAEQLRHALGASEALGESAQERKLKASVREFQGLLKSAQRDWTGATADFEAARQVHAAIENAYGVLLQTYLLGRTALSQGEPERAVALLSTAHSMAREQDRERMTSRAGFELGRALRRAGRAAEAGGLVRAALVNARERGSTFDEARVLEELAALADELGETAEAEEYRTAAQLLAARSGALPDGGQSS, from the coding sequence ATGAGCGAGGAGACGTACAACAGTCTGGACGGACGGGCGGACGTGGTAGTCCAGGCTGGTCGTATTGGCGAGGTGCATCAACACCTGCACGGGGCGGGTGTGTCGCCTCAGCCAACGCCGATTCAGTTGCCGCCCGCGTTGGCCTACTTCGAGGACCGGCAGGCCGAGCAGGAGCGCATCGCACAAGCTGCAGAGGGGCACAGGGGCCACGCTGGGCCGCTCGTGGTGGCGTTGACTGGGATCGGCGGGATCGGCAAGACGGCATTGGGATTCCATGTTGCGCGTCAGCTCAGCGACAGGTATCCCGACGGTGTGTTGTACGTCGATCTCGACGACCTGCGCCGGGATGGGGTGGTGGAGGTGGCGGACGCTGTCGGGGAACTGCTCACCGGTCTGGGTGTCTCACCGGATTGGCTGGAGCGGTCTTTTGCCGGCCGTTCGAAGCAGTACTGGACACGCTCTCGGGACAAGCGTCTCATCGTGGTGATCGACAACGCCCGCTATGGGGCTGAGGCCGTACCACTGCTTCCGGCTTCCGCGCAGAGCCTGGCGATCGTGACGAGCCAGGGGCTGCTCTACGATCTCGACGGCGTGGCCGCGGTCGAGGTGCCTGTGAACCCGTTGGCCGTGGACGATGCGGTGCGATTGCTCAGGCACATTGTGGACGACCCGCGGCTCGAGGCGGAGCCGGACGCCGTGGCGGAGCTCGCCCGCAGCTGTGGTGGGCTGCCTGCGGCCCTCCAGGTGGCTGGCCAGTGGGTCCGCAAATACCGTCGGCGCAGCCTGTCCCGGCTGGTCGCTGAGCTCACCGCAGAGCTGCACGAGAGGGGCCTCCCCATGATCGAGGCAGTCTGGGACGCCGCATGCTCAGGGCTGGGGCCGGAGGCTGGCCGTCTCTACTGCCTGCTGCCGCAGTATCCTGCTCCTGTCATCACGTGCCCGGCTGCCGCCGCGCTCCTTGGTGGCGGTCTCCTGCCGGCGGAGGACGCGCTGGAGGAGCTGGAGTCGGCGGGGCTGCTGGAGAACAGGCCCGAGGGGTACCGGATGCACGAGTTGTTGCGAGGGCATGCCGAGCGCCGCGCACGCCAGACGGATCCGGAAGGTGTGGGCCGGGCCGAGGCGCGTCGCAGGCTTATCCGTTGGTACAGGCGCCAAGCAGGCCGGGCGGATCTGCTGGCCGCCGGCCCGCGCATGACCTTTGCAGACCCCGTTGCGGTGGTCGAGGACGTACCCGACGTCGATTTCGCTGGTAAGGCACAGGCCCTGAGGTGGCTGGAATCGCAGCGGCTCGCTCTGTACGGCTGTGTTCGCCTGGCCTTCGAGACTGAGCTGTACGAGGACGCCTGGGCACTGTGCGAACCGCTGTGGACACACTTCCTTGATCACCCGCATTACGCGGACGTCACGGACGCTTTCCGCACAGGCGTAGCAGCCGCCGATCGCCTGGAGTGCCTGCCGGCGATGGTGCGGATGCGGTGCCAGCTGGCCAGGCCGCTGTGGGAGCAGGAACGGTATGACGAGGCTGCGGAGCAGCTGCGGCACGCTCTGGGTGCATCCGAAGCCCTGGGCGAGTCTGCGCAGGAACGCAAACTGAAGGCGTCCGTGAGGGAGTTCCAGGGCTTGCTGAAGTCCGCGCAGCGGGACTGGACCGGCGCAACCGCGGACTTCGAAGCCGCCAGGCAAGTCCACGCAGCGATCGAAAACGCCTACGGCGTGCTGCTCCAGACCTACCTGCTGGGCCGCACCGCCCTGAGCCAGGGCGAGCCTGAGCGGGCGGTTGCCCTGCTGAGCACGGCGCACAGCATGGCGCGAGAGCAGGACCGGGAGCGCATGACATCGCGGGCCGGCTTCGAGCTCGGTCGTGCGCTGAGGCGCGCCGGGCGTGCGGCGGAAGCGGGCGGTCTGGTACGTGCGGCGCTGGTGAACGCCCGCGAGCGGGGTTCGACGTTCGATGAGGCGCGCGTCCTGGAGGAACTGGCTGCACTCGCTGATGAGCTGGGCGAAACCGCCGAAGCGGAGGAGTACCGGACGGCGGCCCAGCTGCTGGCCGCACGCTCGGGCGCTCTGCCTGACGGTGGTCAGAGCTCGTAG
- a CDS encoding DUF5655 domain-containing protein yields the protein MSGLKLFRTDTTDSGMIEVMPRLAEIEADVQGLVEEHMETLLGVRFLASEYSTGSLHGGRIDSLGLDENGSPVIVECKRGTDAGVINQGLFYLAWLMDHRAEFENLVRDRLGVTAASHSLWSGPRLICIAGDFSRYDVHAVREHRRSIDLVRYRLFGSDLLGLETVASVSGGMQVARRAWRQSVAQAAADVQGAAMVELAGAVDEVLLGLGDGVNCVERKTYRAYQRLRNFPCLCPPQRSKLLVYLKFNPKDVDLVPGFTRDVSGLGHHGTGDLEVELRTPRDVERAQNLFRASYAAV from the coding sequence GTGTCGGGTCTGAAGCTGTTCCGCACGGACACGACCGATAGCGGCATGATCGAGGTCATGCCGCGTCTTGCTGAGATCGAGGCCGATGTGCAGGGTCTCGTCGAGGAACACATGGAGACGTTGCTGGGCGTCCGGTTCCTGGCAAGCGAGTACAGCACCGGATCGCTGCACGGGGGCCGGATCGACTCGCTGGGGCTGGACGAGAACGGCTCGCCGGTCATCGTCGAGTGCAAGCGCGGCACGGATGCCGGCGTGATCAATCAGGGCCTGTTCTACCTGGCCTGGTTGATGGACCACCGTGCAGAGTTCGAGAACCTGGTCCGCGACCGGCTCGGGGTGACGGCCGCGTCCCATAGCCTGTGGAGCGGCCCGCGCCTCATCTGCATCGCCGGCGACTTCAGTCGCTACGATGTGCACGCCGTGCGCGAGCACCGGCGCTCGATCGACCTGGTCCGCTACCGACTCTTCGGCAGCGACCTGCTCGGGCTTGAGACCGTGGCCTCCGTGAGCGGCGGCATGCAGGTGGCTCGCCGGGCATGGCGCCAGTCCGTTGCCCAGGCAGCGGCCGACGTCCAGGGCGCGGCGATGGTGGAGTTGGCGGGCGCGGTTGACGAGGTCTTGCTCGGGCTCGGGGACGGCGTGAACTGCGTGGAGCGCAAGACCTACCGGGCGTATCAGCGGCTGCGGAACTTCCCCTGCTTGTGCCCGCCGCAGCGGAGCAAGCTGCTGGTCTACCTGAAGTTCAACCCGAAGGATGTCGACCTCGTTCCCGGCTTCACTCGGGACGTGTCCGGCCTCGGTCACCACGGGACAGGCGACCTGGAGGTCGAGCTCCGTACGCCGAGGGACGTGGAGCGGGCGCAGAACCTGTTCCGGGCGAGCTACGCGGCGGTGTGA
- a CDS encoding transposase, with protein MITASEPSWIAPFTGLSPRQFGKLVTALRREGADPVRKGRPWSLPLEDRVLLVAAYWRTNLTLRQLAPLFGVSKSAADRIIDHLGPALALQQRKRFRKDTMLIVDGTLVPTRDHQVAEQSKNYRYSTNHQVVIDADTRLVVAVGRPLPGNRNDCKAWELSGTKDAVGHTTVIADGGYRGTGLVIPHRRQPGQADLPEWKEEHNASHRKVRARVEHAFARMKTWKILRDCRLKGDGVHHAMLGIARLYNLTLAG; from the coding sequence GTGATCACGGCGTCGGAGCCTTCCTGGATAGCCCCGTTCACCGGGCTGAGCCCGCGGCAGTTCGGCAAGCTGGTCACCGCGCTGCGGCGGGAGGGTGCGGATCCGGTCCGCAAGGGCCGGCCGTGGAGCCTGCCGCTGGAGGACCGGGTCCTGCTGGTCGCCGCGTACTGGCGCACGAACCTCACCCTGCGCCAACTGGCGCCGCTGTTCGGGGTGTCGAAGTCGGCCGCGGACCGCATCATCGACCACCTCGGCCCGGCGCTCGCACTGCAGCAGCGCAAGCGGTTCCGCAAGGACACCATGCTCATCGTGGACGGCACCCTGGTCCCCACCCGCGACCACCAGGTGGCCGAGCAGTCGAAGAACTACCGGTACTCCACCAACCACCAGGTCGTCATCGACGCCGACACCCGGCTCGTCGTCGCTGTCGGCCGACCACTGCCCGGCAACCGTAACGACTGCAAGGCGTGGGAGCTGTCCGGCACCAAGGATGCCGTCGGCCACACCACCGTCATCGCCGATGGCGGCTACCGCGGCACCGGCCTGGTCATCCCGCACCGCCGCCAGCCCGGCCAGGCCGACCTCCCCGAATGGAAAGAGGAACACAACGCCTCACACCGCAAGGTCCGCGCCCGCGTCGAGCACGCCTTCGCCCGCATGAAGACCTGGAAGATCCTCCGCGACTGCCGCCTCAAAGGCGACGGCGTCCATCACGCCATGCTCGGCATCGCCCGCCTGTACAACCTCACCCTCGCCGGGTGA